One stretch of Jiangella gansuensis DSM 44835 DNA includes these proteins:
- a CDS encoding ATP-binding cassette domain-containing protein, translating into MITAQGLHKRYGDKVAVDDLSFEVRPGMVTGFLGPNGAGKSTTMRLMLDLDRGSGQTLFDGRRFSSIRHPMREIGAVLEAKAFHPTRTARNHLRMLAAGSGIPASRADEVLEFVGLSDVKRKKPKGFSLGMAQRLGLAQALLGDPGTLILDEPANGLDPHGIHWLRDVLKSLAAQGRTIFVSSHLLSEMSLMADQLVVIGRGSMIYNGDVDGFVREFTQATVLVRSPQASRLAEALRRVDGVTVEELPASALVDPTMGDAVAVLAAGAADSAAGAAPAGGLRVSGADAATIGEIAFNNSIMLHELATQTASLEAAFISATGASEEYVAHEVTGAPPPPEPPAAGGDDTRGGAA; encoded by the coding sequence GTGATCACGGCCCAAGGACTGCACAAACGATACGGCGACAAGGTCGCCGTCGACGACCTCTCGTTCGAGGTGCGCCCAGGCATGGTGACAGGCTTCCTCGGGCCCAACGGGGCCGGCAAGTCCACCACCATGCGCCTGATGCTCGACCTCGACCGCGGCAGCGGCCAGACACTCTTCGACGGCCGCCGGTTCAGCAGCATCCGGCACCCGATGCGCGAGATCGGCGCGGTGCTGGAGGCCAAGGCGTTCCACCCCACCCGGACGGCCCGTAACCACCTGCGCATGCTCGCGGCCGGCAGCGGTATCCCGGCGTCGCGCGCGGACGAAGTGCTCGAGTTCGTCGGCCTGTCCGACGTGAAGCGGAAGAAGCCGAAGGGCTTCTCACTGGGTATGGCCCAGCGACTGGGCCTGGCCCAGGCGCTATTGGGCGACCCGGGCACGCTGATCCTGGACGAGCCCGCGAACGGCCTGGACCCACACGGCATCCACTGGCTGCGCGACGTGCTCAAGTCGCTCGCCGCGCAGGGCCGCACCATCTTCGTCTCCAGCCACCTGCTCTCGGAGATGTCGCTGATGGCCGACCAGCTCGTCGTCATCGGCCGCGGCAGCATGATCTACAACGGCGACGTCGACGGCTTCGTTCGCGAGTTCACCCAGGCCACGGTGCTGGTGCGCAGCCCGCAGGCGAGCCGGCTGGCGGAGGCGCTGCGGCGCGTCGACGGCGTGACCGTCGAGGAGCTGCCCGCCTCGGCCCTCGTCGACCCGACCATGGGCGACGCCGTGGCCGTGCTCGCAGCCGGCGCGGCCGATTCGGCTGCGGGCGCGGCGCCGGCCGGCGGCCTGCGGGTGTCGGGCGCCGACGCCGCCACCATCGGCGAGATCGCGTTCAACAACTCGATCATGCTGCACGAACTCGCCACCCAGACCGCGTCCCTGGAGGCGGCGTTCATCTCCGCCACGGGCGCTTCGGAGGAATACGTGGCACACGAGGTCACCGGCGCCCCACCGCCGCCGGAACCGCCCGCCGCGGGCGGCGACGACACCCGTGGAGGTGCCGCGTGA
- a CDS encoding ABC transporter permease subunit, with amino-acid sequence MSDALHYEWVRLRTLRSTYWLIGLGVLVTAGVAFIIAFATRDDPVTATDAASVLTGGAEFATFIPVFMAIIGIFATGHEYRHGTIQPTLTAIPQRSRLILAKIIVTSLVAVVVVAISLAVNLVIGLIFWGEMPPFDEPLNEVIPGYFVLVVLYTILGLALAQLFRGVPSALVVLLVTPLLVEGLIGGLSMVPALDWLQPALKFLPFSAGARLLATGPYDAGGGPEFDYLDRWASGGVFAVFVAIILAVAWTLFKKRDA; translated from the coding sequence GTGAGCGACGCACTGCACTACGAATGGGTGCGGCTTCGCACCCTGCGTTCGACCTATTGGCTGATCGGGCTGGGTGTGCTGGTCACGGCCGGCGTCGCGTTCATCATCGCGTTCGCCACCCGTGACGACCCGGTCACTGCGACCGATGCGGCATCGGTGCTCACCGGCGGCGCGGAGTTCGCCACGTTCATCCCGGTTTTCATGGCGATCATCGGCATCTTCGCCACCGGCCACGAGTACCGGCACGGCACCATCCAGCCGACCCTGACGGCCATTCCGCAGCGCTCTCGGCTGATCCTCGCCAAGATCATCGTCACCAGTTTGGTGGCAGTCGTGGTGGTGGCGATCTCGCTGGCGGTCAACCTGGTCATCGGGCTGATCTTCTGGGGCGAGATGCCGCCGTTCGACGAGCCGCTGAACGAGGTGATCCCCGGCTACTTCGTGCTGGTGGTGCTCTACACCATCCTGGGCCTGGCGCTGGCACAGCTGTTCCGCGGTGTGCCGTCGGCGCTGGTGGTCCTGCTCGTCACGCCGCTGCTGGTGGAAGGGCTCATCGGCGGGTTGTCGATGGTCCCGGCGCTGGACTGGCTGCAGCCGGCGCTGAAGTTCCTGCCGTTCTCGGCCGGCGCGCGGCTGCTGGCCACGGGCCCGTACGACGCGGGTGGCGGCCCCGAGTTCGACTATCTCGACCGCTGGGCCTCGGGTGGGGTGTTCGCCGTCTTCGTCGCGATCATCCTGGCCGTCGCCTGGACGCTGTTCAAGAAGCGCGACGCCTGA
- a CDS encoding VOC family protein, producing the protein MRLDHVSYAAGPDGLDATAGKLAEELGVDLVDGGLHPRFGTRNRVLPLAGGHYLEVVAVLDHPAADDVPFGQAVKARTETGGGWLGWVVAVDDLEPIERRLGRPSVAGNRKRPDGFELLWRQIGVKGLMNDPQLPFFVHWESDPAEHPSQGGHDVELLSVEIAGDPHRVSEWLGEPENHPLDDVDVVWSAPAGVPGLQAVSFRTAHGEVRI; encoded by the coding sequence ATGCGCCTCGATCACGTGTCGTACGCCGCCGGACCGGACGGACTCGACGCCACGGCCGGCAAACTCGCCGAGGAACTGGGGGTCGACCTCGTCGACGGGGGGCTCCATCCTCGGTTCGGCACCCGCAACCGGGTTCTCCCGCTCGCCGGCGGCCACTATCTCGAGGTCGTGGCCGTCCTCGACCACCCCGCCGCCGACGATGTGCCGTTCGGTCAGGCCGTGAAGGCCAGGACGGAGACGGGCGGCGGCTGGCTGGGCTGGGTGGTCGCCGTCGACGACCTGGAGCCGATCGAGCGCCGGCTCGGCCGCCCGTCGGTGGCCGGTAACCGCAAGCGGCCGGACGGGTTCGAGCTGTTGTGGCGGCAGATCGGCGTGAAAGGCCTGATGAACGACCCGCAGCTGCCGTTCTTCGTGCACTGGGAGTCCGACCCGGCCGAGCACCCGTCGCAGGGTGGGCACGACGTCGAGCTGCTCAGCGTCGAGATCGCCGGCGACCCGCACCGGGTGTCGGAGTGGCTCGGCGAGCCGGAGAACCACCCGCTCGACGACGTCGACGTCGTGTGGTCCGCGCCGGCCGGTGTGCCCGGCCTGCAGGCGGTGTCGTTCCGTACCGCCCACGGCGAGGTGCGCATCTGA
- a CDS encoding GNAT family N-acetyltransferase, giving the protein MNIEITRTARNYAAYLDGTRVGELVYARRGDRVIAVHTEVDPAAEGKGIGGALARALLDDARQGGLAVEAQCPFVASYLDRHPEYADPAAS; this is encoded by the coding sequence GTGAATATCGAGATCACCAGGACCGCTCGAAACTATGCCGCATACCTCGACGGAACCCGGGTCGGCGAGCTGGTCTACGCGCGCCGGGGCGACCGGGTCATCGCGGTGCACACCGAGGTGGACCCGGCGGCCGAGGGCAAGGGCATCGGCGGCGCGCTGGCCCGTGCGCTGCTCGACGACGCGCGCCAAGGTGGTCTCGCCGTGGAGGCTCAATGCCCGTTCGTTGCGTCCTACCTCGACCGGCATCCGGAGTACGCCGACCCGGCGGCAAGCTGA
- the thiE gene encoding thiamine phosphate synthase, translated as MTTTNGETRRRRLADARLYLCTDARHEQGDLERFLHAALAGGVDIVQLRDKSLEAADEVALQPLVARVAAEYGALVAVNDRADIAQLAGSDVFHTGQTDLPVAAARRLLGPDVLLGRSTHDVEQAAVAAADPDVDYFCVGPVWPTPTKAGRPAVGVDTVRAVAATGPATPWFAIGGIDERTVAEVAEAGARRVVVVRAITAADDPEAAARRLRAAITGAAGA; from the coding sequence GTGACCACGACCAACGGTGAGACCCGGCGCCGGCGGCTCGCCGACGCGCGCCTGTACCTGTGCACTGACGCGCGTCACGAGCAGGGTGACCTGGAGCGATTCCTGCACGCCGCGCTGGCCGGCGGCGTCGACATCGTGCAGTTGCGCGACAAGAGCCTGGAAGCCGCCGACGAGGTGGCGCTGCAGCCGCTGGTCGCCAGGGTCGCGGCTGAGTACGGAGCGCTGGTCGCCGTCAACGACCGCGCCGACATCGCCCAACTCGCCGGTTCGGACGTCTTCCACACCGGGCAGACCGATCTGCCGGTCGCGGCGGCTCGGCGGCTGCTCGGCCCGGACGTGCTGCTCGGGCGGTCGACCCACGATGTGGAGCAGGCTGCCGTCGCGGCCGCCGACCCGGACGTCGACTACTTCTGCGTCGGGCCGGTGTGGCCGACGCCCACCAAGGCTGGCCGGCCGGCCGTGGGCGTCGACACGGTCCGGGCGGTCGCGGCGACCGGCCCGGCCACACCCTGGTTCGCCATCGGCGGCATCGACGAGCGCACCGTCGCCGAGGTCGCCGAGGCGGGAGCTCGCCGGGTGGTCGTGGTGCGCGCCATCACCGCGGCCGACGACCCGGAAGCTGCGGCCCGCCGGCTGCGCGCGGCCATCACCGGGGCAGCGGGGGCCTGA
- the thiO gene encoding glycine oxidase ThiO — protein MNDVVVVGCGIIGAAVAWRLSQLGLSVTCLDPAPGDGATFAAAGMLAPVTEAEFGDDELTALNLESARDWPAFAAELADATGTDLGFRRSGTLTVAFDAGDRQQLRRLLDLRGRLGLPTEEITVEAARELEPLLGPRIAGAAWAPDEHQVDPRQVHAALLSALADRGVDVVRRRVVALAEESSGGPVIGAVDDHGTTHRAGVVVLAAGWASRQLAPSAVTVPTRPVKGQVLRLDAQAQPAFSLDRVVRGFVQARQVYLVSRAGGEVVVGATSEEQPDDRRVTAGGAFAVLRDARALVPGIDELPLVELTARARPGSPDNLPLIGGCGRPGLVLATGHYRNGILLTPLTAAAVATYVRDGAVPDRAAAADPRRFAPTVSGGRP, from the coding sequence GTGAACGACGTCGTCGTGGTCGGCTGCGGCATCATCGGTGCCGCCGTGGCCTGGCGGCTGTCTCAGCTGGGACTGTCCGTCACCTGCCTCGACCCGGCTCCCGGCGACGGCGCCACCTTCGCCGCCGCCGGAATGCTGGCGCCGGTCACCGAGGCCGAGTTCGGCGACGACGAGCTGACCGCGCTGAACCTGGAGTCCGCGCGCGACTGGCCGGCGTTCGCCGCGGAGCTCGCCGACGCCACCGGGACGGATCTCGGGTTCCGGCGCAGCGGCACGCTCACCGTCGCGTTCGATGCCGGCGACCGGCAGCAGCTGCGCCGCCTGCTGGACCTGCGCGGCCGGCTCGGCCTGCCCACGGAGGAGATCACCGTCGAGGCCGCCCGCGAGTTGGAGCCGCTGCTCGGGCCGCGGATCGCCGGGGCGGCCTGGGCCCCCGACGAGCACCAGGTCGATCCGCGCCAGGTCCACGCTGCGCTGCTGTCGGCGCTGGCGGACCGGGGCGTCGACGTGGTGCGGCGGCGGGTCGTCGCACTGGCCGAGGAGTCGTCCGGCGGGCCGGTCATCGGTGCCGTCGACGATCACGGCACCACCCACCGCGCCGGTGTCGTGGTGCTCGCGGCGGGCTGGGCCAGCCGCCAGCTGGCGCCGTCGGCGGTCACGGTGCCGACCCGGCCGGTGAAGGGCCAGGTCCTGCGGCTGGACGCCCAGGCGCAGCCGGCGTTCTCGCTGGACCGGGTGGTTCGCGGCTTCGTCCAGGCCCGTCAGGTCTACTTGGTCTCGCGCGCCGGCGGCGAGGTGGTGGTCGGCGCCACCAGCGAGGAGCAGCCCGACGACCGCCGCGTCACCGCCGGCGGCGCGTTCGCCGTACTGCGCGACGCCCGCGCTCTGGTGCCGGGCATCGACGAGCTGCCGCTGGTCGAGCTGACCGCCCGGGCCCGGCCCGGCAGCCCGGACAACCTGCCCCTGATCGGCGGCTGCGGGCGGCCCGGACTGGTCCTGGCCACCGGGCACTACCGCAACGGCATCCTGCTCACTCCGCTGACGGCGGCGGCTGTCGCAACGTACGTTCGGGACGGAGCGGTGCCGGATCGCGCCGCCGCGGCCGATCCGCGGCGCTTCGCACCCACGGTGTCGGGAGGACGACCATGA
- the thiS gene encoding sulfur carrier protein ThiS, with translation MTTTVTVNGDVVAFEDDATLGDVVVRTLAKPDGTVGDRGIAVAVNQLVIPRTDWHSTWLRADDKIEIITAVQGG, from the coding sequence ATGACCACCACGGTGACCGTCAACGGCGACGTCGTCGCCTTCGAGGACGACGCGACGCTCGGCGACGTCGTCGTCCGGACGCTGGCAAAGCCGGACGGCACGGTCGGCGACCGCGGGATCGCCGTCGCCGTGAACCAGCTGGTCATCCCGCGCACCGACTGGCACTCCACCTGGTTGCGCGCCGACGACAAGATCGAGATCATCACCGCCGTCCAAGGAGGCTGA
- a CDS encoding thiazole synthase: protein MTADDPLVIAGTALSSRLIMGTGGAPSLSGLEAALLESGTELTTVALRRVQAGGEGSIWELLQRNGIRALPNTAGCFSAAEAVLTAKLGREACETDWVKLEVIADDVTLLPDPVELVSAARTLVDDGFTVLPYTNDDPVLARKLADVGCAAVMPLGAPIGTGLGILNPRNISGVVATVDVPVILDAGIGTASDAAQAMELGCDGVLLATAVTRAADPVRMARAMRLAVEAGREASLAGRIPRREEALASSPVDGRANLDLAM, encoded by the coding sequence GTGACCGCCGACGACCCCCTCGTCATCGCCGGCACCGCGCTGTCATCGCGCCTGATCATGGGCACCGGCGGCGCGCCCAGCCTGAGTGGGCTGGAAGCGGCGCTGCTGGAGTCCGGGACCGAGCTGACGACGGTGGCGCTGCGGCGAGTGCAGGCCGGCGGTGAGGGATCGATCTGGGAGCTGCTGCAGCGCAACGGCATCCGGGCGCTCCCCAACACCGCCGGCTGCTTCTCCGCCGCCGAGGCCGTGCTCACGGCGAAGCTCGGGCGCGAGGCATGCGAGACCGACTGGGTGAAGCTGGAGGTCATCGCCGACGACGTCACGCTGCTGCCGGACCCGGTCGAGCTGGTGTCCGCCGCCCGGACCCTGGTCGACGACGGCTTCACCGTCCTGCCGTACACGAACGACGACCCGGTGCTGGCGCGCAAGCTGGCCGACGTCGGGTGCGCCGCCGTCATGCCGCTCGGCGCGCCGATCGGCACCGGCCTGGGCATCCTCAACCCGCGCAACATCTCCGGCGTCGTCGCGACGGTCGACGTCCCGGTGATCCTCGACGCCGGCATCGGCACCGCCTCGGACGCGGCACAGGCCATGGAACTCGGCTGCGACGGCGTCCTGCTCGCCACCGCGGTCACCCGGGCCGCAGACCCGGTGCGGATGGCCCGGGCGATGCGGCTGGCGGTAGAAGCCGGCCGCGAGGCGTCCCTTGCCGGACGGATCCCACGGCGCGAGGAGGCGCTGGCGTCGTCGCCGGTGGACGGCCGGGCGAACCTCGACCTCGCCATGTGA
- a CDS encoding HAD-IA family hydrolase gives MGLIDVLLLDLDGVVRHYDPAVTEAIEKRCGLPPGKLIETAFQPRLLHAVTTGAMTRAEWVTRIADAVGRVAATAWAAQRPAVDRDVLTTARAVRDSGVRVCLLTNGTDRVPAELAELGIVDDFDAVFNSATIGVAKPDLRVFMHVLRTLQVDRSAVLFLDDSPGHVRSAAAVGMRTQVFRTASDLTGACSSYGLLTAGAAHRTE, from the coding sequence ATGGGTCTGATCGACGTCCTCCTGCTCGACCTTGACGGCGTCGTGCGCCACTACGACCCGGCGGTGACGGAGGCGATCGAGAAGCGCTGCGGACTACCGCCGGGCAAACTGATCGAAACGGCCTTCCAGCCGCGGCTGCTCCACGCCGTCACCACCGGTGCCATGACCCGCGCCGAGTGGGTCACCCGCATCGCAGACGCCGTCGGCCGGGTCGCCGCCACGGCCTGGGCGGCACAGCGCCCGGCCGTCGACCGGGATGTGCTGACGACGGCCCGGGCGGTCCGCGACTCCGGGGTGCGCGTGTGCCTGCTCACCAACGGCACCGACCGGGTCCCGGCCGAGCTGGCCGAACTCGGAATCGTTGACGACTTCGACGCCGTCTTCAACAGCGCCACCATCGGGGTCGCCAAACCCGACCTCCGGGTCTTCATGCACGTGCTGCGGACCCTCCAGGTGGACCGATCGGCCGTGCTCTTCCTCGACGACTCCCCCGGGCACGTCCGCAGCGCCGCCGCCGTCGGCATGCGCACGCAGGTGTTCCGAACGGCGAGCGACCTGACCGGCGCGTGTTCCAGCTACGGCCTGTTGACGGCCGGTGCGGCTCACCGGACCGAATGA
- a CDS encoding DinB family protein produces MTDVDAVVPLDRVQPPQRAGEKEALVLRLDFLRETAVNKVAGLSTEQALTAALPPSALTPAGIVRHLMCVERWWFAIDFAAMDVPEPWSDDDIGGFELAPGESLATVVRTYLAECARSNEVIAAHGLDEVARGEGMEFDLRYAVIHLIEETGRHCGHLDLLREAIDGSVGD; encoded by the coding sequence ATGACCGACGTCGACGCCGTCGTCCCGCTCGACCGGGTACAACCACCCCAGCGAGCGGGCGAGAAGGAGGCCCTGGTCCTCCGACTCGACTTCCTGCGCGAAACCGCCGTCAACAAGGTCGCCGGCCTGAGCACCGAGCAGGCACTCACGGCAGCCTTGCCGCCCAGCGCCCTCACCCCCGCCGGGATCGTGCGGCACCTCATGTGCGTCGAACGGTGGTGGTTCGCCATCGACTTCGCCGCCATGGACGTCCCCGAACCGTGGTCCGACGACGACATCGGCGGCTTCGAGCTGGCGCCAGGTGAGTCGCTGGCCACCGTCGTGCGGACATACCTCGCCGAATGCGCCCGCTCCAACGAGGTCATCGCCGCTCACGGCCTCGACGAGGTGGCCCGCGGCGAAGGCATGGAGTTCGACCTGCGCTACGCCGTCATCCATCTGATCGAGGAAACCGGGCGGCACTGCGGCCACCTCGACCTGCTGCGCGAGGCGATCGACGGCTCCGTCGGCGACTGA
- a CDS encoding alanyl-tRNA editing protein: MRHDHHGRTHRLELDDQTLREWDCTVLASDPEDGLVLDRSAFYPGGGGQPPDHGVLLWGGVQTRIVGVRPRDDLWLLPDPDDPLPPVGTQVRGAVDDARRSLLMRTHSGLHVLCGVMFRDFGVPVTGGNMEPGQARLDFDLAEVPPGFKDTLTEALNTEVAADRAIQVRVLPRDDAYALGPIIKTATDLLPPELEVVRLVDVVGLDLQADGGTHVASTRQIGRVQVTKVENKGRGFRRVRIALPD; encoded by the coding sequence GTGCGGCACGACCATCATGGCCGGACTCACCGGCTCGAACTGGACGACCAGACGCTGCGCGAGTGGGACTGCACGGTGCTCGCGAGCGATCCCGAGGACGGCCTGGTGCTGGACCGCTCCGCCTTCTACCCGGGCGGTGGCGGTCAGCCTCCGGACCACGGCGTCCTGCTGTGGGGTGGGGTGCAGACCCGCATCGTCGGGGTCCGGCCGCGCGACGACCTGTGGCTGCTGCCGGACCCGGACGACCCGCTGCCGCCGGTGGGCACGCAGGTCCGCGGTGCCGTGGACGATGCCCGGCGCAGCCTGCTGATGCGCACCCACTCGGGCCTGCATGTCCTGTGCGGGGTGATGTTCCGCGACTTCGGAGTGCCGGTGACCGGCGGCAACATGGAGCCCGGGCAAGCCAGGCTCGACTTCGACCTGGCCGAGGTGCCGCCGGGTTTCAAAGACACCCTGACCGAGGCGCTGAACACCGAGGTGGCCGCCGATCGCGCCATCCAGGTGCGGGTGCTGCCGCGCGACGATGCCTACGCGCTGGGCCCGATCATCAAAACCGCCACCGATCTGCTGCCGCCTGAGCTCGAGGTGGTGCGCCTGGTCGACGTCGTGGGGCTGGACCTGCAGGCCGACGGCGGCACGCACGTCGCGTCGACTCGGCAGATCGGCCGGGTGCAGGTGACGAAGGTCGAGAACAAGGGCCGAGGCTTCCGCCGGGTACGCATCGCCCTCCCCGACTGA
- a CDS encoding NAD-dependent succinate-semialdehyde dehydrogenase yields the protein MTADRERDVVSGVPTGLLIGGAWRDSSSGGRFDVEDPSTGEVITTVADATVEDGDTALTAAVEAQPSWAATPPRERGEVLRRAFDLVTERIDDLAVLMTLEMGKAVKESRAEITYAAEFLRWFAEEAVRVTGGYATAPAGGSRLLTMKQPVGPSFFITPWNFPMAMGTRKIAPAVAAGCTMVVKPAHETPLSMLALAEILREAGLPDGVLNVIPTSASSEISEPIIRDPRLRKLSFTGSTAVGRKLIEQSAQQVLRVSMELGGNAPFLVFADADLDAAVDGAMLAKMRNVGEACTAVNRFHVHESVADEFTERLAERMSALRLGRGTDDGVDVGPLVSAKQRGTVEELLTDAVDRGAKVVTGGGRWGDAGYFFQPTVLAQVPSDARMLAEEVFGPVAPVTTFTSDEEALAMANGTEYGLVAYVFTRDLQRALRVSEGLEVGMVGLNAGIVSNPAAPFGGVKASGFGREGGAEGIEEYLETKYVAVNLP from the coding sequence ATGACTGCCGACAGGGAACGCGACGTGGTGTCCGGCGTGCCGACCGGGCTGCTCATCGGGGGCGCCTGGCGGGACTCCAGCTCCGGCGGACGGTTCGACGTCGAGGACCCGTCCACCGGTGAGGTGATCACCACCGTCGCCGACGCCACCGTCGAGGACGGTGACACCGCGCTGACCGCTGCGGTCGAGGCGCAGCCGTCCTGGGCCGCCACGCCCCCGCGGGAACGCGGCGAGGTGCTGCGGCGTGCGTTCGACCTGGTCACCGAGCGCATCGACGACCTCGCCGTGCTGATGACGCTCGAGATGGGCAAAGCGGTCAAGGAGTCCCGGGCCGAGATCACCTATGCCGCCGAGTTCCTGCGCTGGTTCGCCGAGGAGGCGGTGCGGGTCACCGGCGGGTACGCGACGGCGCCGGCCGGTGGCAGCCGCCTGCTGACCATGAAACAGCCGGTCGGGCCGTCGTTCTTCATCACCCCGTGGAACTTCCCGATGGCCATGGGCACCCGCAAGATCGCTCCCGCGGTGGCGGCCGGCTGCACCATGGTGGTCAAGCCCGCGCACGAGACGCCGCTGTCCATGCTCGCGCTGGCCGAGATCCTGCGCGAGGCCGGGCTGCCCGACGGCGTGCTCAACGTCATCCCCACCTCGGCCAGCAGCGAGATCTCCGAGCCGATCATCCGCGACCCCCGGCTGCGCAAACTCTCGTTCACCGGGTCCACCGCGGTCGGCCGCAAACTGATCGAGCAGTCCGCGCAGCAGGTGCTCCGGGTCTCCATGGAGTTGGGCGGGAACGCTCCGTTCCTCGTCTTCGCCGACGCCGACCTCGACGCCGCCGTCGACGGCGCCATGCTCGCCAAGATGCGCAACGTCGGTGAAGCGTGCACGGCCGTCAACCGGTTCCACGTCCACGAGTCCGTGGCCGACGAGTTCACCGAACGCCTGGCCGAGCGGATGTCCGCACTACGGCTCGGACGGGGCACCGACGACGGCGTCGACGTCGGCCCGCTGGTCAGCGCGAAGCAGCGCGGCACCGTCGAGGAGCTGCTCACCGACGCCGTCGACCGCGGCGCCAAGGTCGTAACCGGCGGCGGCCGCTGGGGCGACGCCGGGTACTTCTTCCAGCCGACCGTCCTTGCCCAGGTGCCGTCCGACGCACGCATGCTCGCCGAGGAAGTGTTCGGCCCAGTCGCACCGGTCACCACGTTCACGTCCGACGAGGAGGCCCTCGCCATGGCGAACGGCACCGAGTACGGGCTCGTAGCCTACGTCTTCACCCGGGACCTGCAGCGTGCGCTGCGGGTGTCCGAAGGCCTGGAGGTCGGCATGGTCGGGCTGAACGCGGGCATCGTCTCCAACCCGGCCGCGCCGTTCGGTGGGGTCAAGGCCAGCGGGTTCGGCCGCGAGGGCGGTGCCGAAGGCATCGAGGAGTACCTCGAAACCAAGTACGTCGCCGTCAACCTGCCGTGA
- a CDS encoding cupin domain-containing protein, translating to MSTDPINLDAALASIDALWSPRIVTQVNDYDVRIAKVAGDFVWHSHEDTDEFFLVLDGELDIALRPDGTAERTVRLSRGDVFVVPRGVEHRPSSAAGASILLFEPTGTVNTGDRHDDLPSHIASTTGQALDG from the coding sequence ATGAGCACCGATCCCATCAACCTCGACGCCGCCCTGGCCTCCATCGACGCGTTGTGGAGCCCACGCATCGTCACGCAGGTCAACGACTACGACGTCCGCATCGCGAAGGTTGCCGGCGACTTCGTCTGGCACTCGCACGAGGACACCGACGAGTTCTTCCTCGTCCTCGACGGTGAGCTGGACATCGCCCTGCGCCCGGACGGCACCGCCGAGCGGACCGTCCGCCTGAGCCGTGGCGACGTGTTCGTCGTACCGCGTGGCGTCGAACACCGTCCGTCGTCGGCCGCCGGCGCGTCGATCCTCCTGTTCGAGCCGACCGGCACCGTGAACACCGGCGACCGCCACGACGATCTACCCAGCCACATCGCCAGCACCACCGGCCAGGCCCTCGACGGCTGA
- a CDS encoding nitroreductase family protein yields MDTTVTDHLLSTTRAVRRKLDLDREVEPEVLAECLRLAVQAPTPGAAQSWRWLVVRDQETRNQLGALFREVGAAYMRNRIAAAGSAAHEQPMKRIIASGQYLVDVIERVPVFVIPCLLGRPTGRNAADAVFYGGIFPAVWSFQLALRSRGLGSTLTSYHLEREEEAARILGIPDDVTQVGLLPVAYTTTQDFKPGTRQPVEDLSYLDRWGSPLF; encoded by the coding sequence ATGGACACCACGGTCACCGATCACCTGCTCAGCACCACCCGCGCGGTGCGTCGCAAGCTCGACCTGGACCGGGAGGTCGAGCCGGAGGTCCTCGCGGAGTGCCTGCGGCTGGCCGTCCAGGCGCCCACCCCCGGTGCGGCGCAGAGCTGGCGGTGGCTCGTGGTGCGCGACCAGGAGACCAGGAACCAGCTCGGCGCGCTCTTCCGGGAGGTGGGTGCGGCCTATATGCGGAACCGGATCGCCGCGGCCGGGTCGGCGGCACATGAGCAGCCGATGAAACGCATCATCGCGTCGGGGCAGTACCTCGTGGACGTCATCGAGCGGGTCCCGGTGTTCGTCATCCCGTGCCTGCTCGGCCGGCCCACCGGCCGCAACGCCGCGGACGCGGTGTTCTACGGCGGCATCTTCCCGGCGGTGTGGAGCTTCCAGCTCGCCCTGCGCTCCCGCGGCCTGGGTTCCACCCTCACGTCGTACCACCTGGAGCGGGAGGAGGAGGCGGCGCGCATCCTCGGCATCCCCGACGACGTCACTCAGGTGGGCCTGCTGCCCGTCGCGTACACGACGACGCAGGACTTCAAGCCCGGCACCCGCCAGCCGGTCGAGGACCTGAGCTACCTCGACCGCTGGGGGTCGCCGCTGTTCTGA